AGGCCGAAACCGTCGACCCCGCAGTTGTTGGACACCACGGTCAGATCGCGCACGCCGCGACGGCGGATCTCATTGATCAGGTTCTCGGGGATGCCGCACAGGCCGAAACCACCGGCCAGCACGGTCATGCCGTCCTGCAGGCCGTCCAGGGCTTCTGCGTAGCTGCCGACGCGTTTGTCGAGTCCGCTCATTCGAGGCTGCCTCATTGTTGTTATTGGGATGAGGTCAAGCTTCTGCGCTGTGAGCTTATTTGTTAAGTTTGTTTTTCTTAGCGATTGATCAGGTAAGTAAATCAATGACCGTCAAGCAGCTACGCGCCTTTCTCGCCGTGGCGCAAAGCCTGAGCTTCGCCCAGGCCTGCGAGCGCCTGCACCTGTCGCAGCCGGCGCTGAGCCTGGCGATCAAGAATCTGGAGCAATCGCTCGGCGGTCAGTTGCTGGTACGCACCACCCGCAGCGTGGCGCTGACGCCCGAGGGCGAAACGTTGCTGCCGATAGCCATGCGCCTGCTGGCCGACTGGGACAACGCCGAGGATCTGCTGCGCCAGCACTTCACCCTGCAGATGGGTAAGGTGGCGGTGGCGGCCATGCCGTCGTTTGCCGGCAACCGCCTGCCGGCGGCACTGCGTGCGTTTCGCGACGCCTATCCACGGGTCAACGTGGCGGTGCATGACGTGATCAACGAACAGGTGATGGAGATGGTGCGCGACGGTCGCGTCGAACTCGGCATCGCCTTCGAGCCGGGGACCCTCGATGGGCTGCAGTTCACCCCGTTGTACGAGGATCGTTTCGTCGCCGTGGTGCCAGCTGAAAGTCCGCTGGCCAGGCAAGCATCGTTGACTTGGACGCAGTTGCTGGAGCAGCCCTTCATCACCCTGCAACGCCCCTCGGCGCTGCGCCTGCTGCTGGAAGACAGCGTGATCGCTCGTCACGGCAAGCTGCCGGTGGCGTTCGAGAGTCACCAGTTGGTCACGGTTGGGCGCATGGTTGCCGAAGGCCTGGGCGTCAGCGCCGTGCCACAACTGTGTCGGCAGCAGATGGAGGAATTGGGCGCCCGCTGCCTGCCATTGCGGGAGCCGCAGGTGACGCGGCGTGTCGGCCTGCTGCACCTGGCTGGACATCAGTTGTCCAGCGCGGCGCAGGCCTTGAGTGAGGTGCTGTTGCGCCAGGCTGAGCCCCGTTAGGGCGGGAGAGAACCGCCACCTGCATTGCGGACGTCAGCGCTTTGCCAGCCCCGCCGCTCTGGCGCGCGCCGCGTGCAGTTTCTTGTAGCTGTCGATCAGGCGCAGGTGCTTGTCCAGCCCTTCCAGTTTCATGCTGGTCGGCGTCAGGCCATGGAAGCGCACGCTGCCATCTACCGAGCCGATTACCGCGTCCATGCGCTCGTTGCCGAACATGCGGCGCAGGTTGGGCTCATAGTTGGCCAGCTCCAGCTCGTCGTCCAGCTGGATCTCCAGCACGGCGTTGACCGCCTGGTAGAACAGGCCGCGTTCGACGGTGTTGTCGTTGTATTGCAGGAAGGCCTCGACCAGTTCCTTGGCGTCGTCGTATTTCTTCAGCGCCAGGTTGATCAGCAGTTTCAGTTCGAGGATGGTCAGTTGGCCCCAGACCGTGTTGTCGTCGAACTCGATGCCGATCAGCGTGGTGATGTCGGTGTAGTCGTCGACCTCGGCGTTGTTGAGGTTACGCAGCAGCGATTTGAGCTCGCGGTCGCTCAGGGCATGCAGGTTGAGGATGTCCTTGCGAAACAGCAGCGCCTTGTTGGTGTTGTCCCAGATCAGATCCTCGACCGGGTAGATCTCCGAGTAGCCGGGCACGAGGATGCGACAGGCGTTGGCGCCGAGGTCGTCGTAGGTGGCGACGTAGACCTCCTTGCCCATGTCCTCGAGGATGCCGAACAGGGTCGCGGCTTCCTGTTCATTGGAATCTGCACCCTGGCCGGAGAAGTCCCACTCGACGAATTCGAAGTCCGGCGTGGCGCTGAAGAAGCGCCACGACACCACGCCGCTGGAGTCGACGAAGTGCTCGACGAAGTTGTTCGGCTCGGTCAGCGCCAGGCTGTCGAAGGTCGGCTGCGGCAGGTCATTCAGGCCCTCGAAGCTGCGGCCCTGCAGCAGTTCGGTGAGGCTACGCTCCAGCGCCACCTCCAGGCTCGGGTGGGCGCCGAAGGAGGCGAACACGCCGCCGGTGCGCGGGTTCATCAGGGTCACGCACATCACCGGGAATTCGCCGCCGAGGGACGCATCTTTCACCAGCACCGGGAAGCCTTGCTCTTCCAGGCCCTTAATGCCCGCGACGATGCCCGGGTACTTGGCCAGAACCTCCTGCGGTACATCCGGCAGGCACAGCTCGCCTTCGAGTATCTCGCGCTTCACCGCCCGCTCGAAGATCTCCGACAGGCACTGCACCTGGGCCTCGGCCAGGGTATTGCCGGCGCTCATGCCGTTGGACAGGTACAGGTTCTCGATCAGGTTGGACGGGAAGTACACCGTCTCGCCATCGCTGCGGCGCACGAAGGGCAGCGAGCAGATGCCGCGCAGGGTGTTGCCCGAGTTGGTGTCGTACAGGTGTGAGCCGCGCAGCTCGCCATCCGGGTTGTAGATGGCCAGGCAATGCGCGTCGAGGATCTCCTCGGGCAGCGCATCCTTCGGCCCTGGCTTGAACCAGCGCTCGTTGGGGTAATGGACGAACTCGGCAGCGGCGATGTCCTCGCCCCAAAACTGGTCGTTGTAGAAGAAGTTGCAGTTCAGTCGCTCGATGAATTCGCCGAGGGCCGAAGCCAGGGCACTTTCCTTGGCCGATCCCTTGCCGTTGGTGAAGCACAGGTTCGACTGCGCGTCGCGGATATGCAGCGACCAGACGTTGGGCACGATATTGCGCCATGAGGCGATTTCGATCTTCATCCCGAGATCGGCGAGGATGCCCGACATGTTGGCGATGGTCTGCTCCAGCGGCAGGTCCTTGCCTGGAATGTAGGTGGTGGTGTCACTCACCGGCATCAGCAGCGCCTGAGCATCGGCGTCGAGGTTTTCCACCTCCTCGATGATGAACTCGGGGCCTTGCTGTACCACCTTCTTCACCGTGCAGCGGTCGATGGAGCGCAGGATGCCCTGGCGATCCTTTTCGGAAATGTCCGCCGGCAGCTCGACCTGGATCTTGAAGATCTGCGCGTAGCGGTTTTCCGGGTCGACGATGTTGTTCTGCGACAGGCGGATGTTCTCGGTGGGAATGTCGCGCGTCTGACAGTACAGCTTGACGAAGTAGGCCGCGCACAGGGCCGAGGAGGCCAGGAAATAGTCGAACGGCCCCGGCGCCGAGCCGTCGCCCTTGTAGCGGATCGGCTGATCGGCGATCACCGTGAAGTCATCGAACTTGGCTTCGAGGCGAAGGTTGTCGAGAAAGTTGACCTTGATTTCCATGGGGCAGTACCAGCGAGCGAAACAAAATGGCCGCCATTATCCGGGTTTTCGCCGGTCTGTCTTGCTCGCTGGTTGCGGATGAAAGCGCGTCGGACCGGCGGCGAGTGCGACGCCGGCCCGAGCAATGACTCAGCTTTCGAGTTCGGCGGTGTTACTGGTGCCAATGGAGGTGTAGCTCGGCCATTGCCGCAGCAGGGTTTCGACGAACTGTTCGGCTGCCGGCGACAGCGAAGAGCCACGGCGGCGTACCAGGTCCAGGGTACGGCTGATTACCGGGTCGACCAGCGGCCGGCTGACCAGAATCGGGTGATCCTCGGCCGGCATCGCCAGGCTGGGCAGGGCGGCGATGCCCAGGCCGGCCTCGACCATGCCGAGTGAGGTCGACAGGTGCTGCACCTCGTAGAACCAGCTCGGGCGCCAGTCGAGATGGGCCAGGCCGTGATCGAGCAGCACGCGGTTGCCACTGAGGCGGCCGACGCCGATCAGGCGGTAGTCGCTCAGCTCGCGCCAGGCCACTTCCGGCTGCTTGGCCAGGGGATGATCACGCCGGCAGGCGAGCACGAAGGGCTCGTTGACCAGCGGGGTGAAGTCGATTTCCGCGCTCTGTCCGCTCTGCATGTTGATGCCGAAATCCGCTTCGCCGCGAATCACTGCCTCCAGCCCCTCATGGGCGCTGAGGTCGAGGATGCGGATGCGGATCTTCGGGTACTGCAGGTTGAAGGCGCGGATCACCGTCGGCAGAAAGTAGAAGGCCGCCGTCGGGACGCAGGCGAGGGTGACCTGGCCGGACTGGCGCTCGGCCAGTTCGCGGATGCCGAGGATCGAGCGCTCGAAGTCGTCCAGCAGACGCTGTGCCTTGGGCAGAAAATCCCGGCCCACCGCCGTCAGGCTGACGCGGCGTGTGGTGCGGTCCAGCAACTGGATACCGAGGCTCTCTTCCAGCTTCTGCATGCGTCGGGTCAGTGCCGGCTGCGACAGATGGATGGCGTTGGCGGCCTCGTGAAAGTTGCCGAACTCAGCGATTTTCACGAAAGCGCGGATGTCTTGCAGTTCGTAATTCATGCGCTTTGGTTATCAGTCGTGTGTATTTTTGTTTGAAAGTTACCAATGAACCCTAGTCTTTCCGTTTCCAGCTGGCAAGTAGGGAAATACGAGCGTGCATTAATGCGAATAATGGAATAAATATCGAAATATATGCATTTTACAGAATAAATATTGGCTCCGCATAATCGACGCAAAGCAACAATCATCAGTTTTATTGCGTTGGAGGCATCATGCGGACGGTACCTTGTGTACTCATGCGAGGCGGTACTTCGAAAGGGCCGGTTTTCCTGGCCAATCACCTGCCCACTGACCCGCAACAGCGTGACGAGGTATTGCTCAGACTGATGGGCTCGGGCCACGAGCTGGAAATCGACGGCATCGGTGGCGGCAGCCCGCAGACCAGCAAGGTGGCGATCGTCAGTCGCTCGCCGCATCCGGACGCCGATGTCGACTACCTGTTCGTGCAGGTCATGGTCACCCAGCGCCGCGTCGATACCGCACCCAACTGCGGCAACATGCTCTGCGCCATCGGCCCTTTCGCCATCGAGCATGGCCTGGTCAATGCCAGCTCGCCGATGACCCGTGTGCGCATTCGCAACCTCAACACCAACACCTTCGTCGACTCCGACGTGATGACCCCTAACGGCCGCGTGCGCTACGACGGTGACACGGCCATCGACGGCGTACCTGGCACTGCCGCGCCGATCAAGCTGACCTTCCTCAACGCCGCTGGTGCCAAGACCGGTCGCCTGCTGCCCACCGGCCGCATGCGTGACGAGTTCGATGGCGTCGCCGCCACCTGTATCGACATGGCCATGCCCATGGTGCTGATGCATGCCGAGGCGTTGGGCAAGACCGGCTACGAGTCGCCTGCAGAACTGGATGCCGACAGTGCGTTTCTCCAGCGCCTGGAACGCATCCGTCTGCAGGCCGGCTTGGCCATGGGCCTCGGCGACGTGTCGCAGATGGTCATTCCCAAGCCGGTACTGCTGGCGCCTGCACGCCACGGCGGCACGCTGAGCGTGCGCTATTTCATGCCGCATACCTGCCACCGCTCGGTCGCCGCCACCGGCGCCATCGGCCTGGCCACCGCCTGCGCGCTGCCCGGCAGCGTCGCCCATGACGTCGCGCCCATCGAAGGCGAGGCGCTGGTACGCCTGGAGCATCCGGGCGGTCAGATCGAGGTTTCCCTGCAGCCTGCCGCAGATGGCAACCCCGACAACCTGCGTGCCTCGCTGGTGCGCACGGCCCGTCGCCTGTTTTCGGGCGAGGTATACGTCCCCACCCTGAGGCGCACGGGCAGCTGACTTCGTTCCACTACAACCACACCCCCAGGGCCAATCAGAATGACAAGAACAAAATCCCTCAGTTGCTCCATCGCCGGTCTGACGGTCATGGCACTGCCTGCAGTCAATGCCAACGCTGCCGGTTTCATCGAGGACAGCAAAGCCAGCCTGGAGCTGCGCAACTTCTACCTCAATCGTGACTTTCGCGAGGATCCAGGGCAGAACAAGCGCGAAGAATGGGCCCAGGGCTTCATCCTCAACCTGGAGTCTGGCTACACCCAGGGCACCGTGGGTTTTGGTGTCGACGCCATCGGCATGCTGGGTCTGAAACTGGACTCTTCGAAAGATCGTATCGGTACTGATCTGTTACCGAGCGATAGCAAGAATCGCCCCGAGGACGACTACAGCAAGCTGGGCGTGACCGGCAAGGTGCGTTTTGCCGAGAGCCAGTTGCGTGTGGGTACGCTGCTGCCGAAGATGCCTTACCTGCAGTACAGCAACGCGCGTCTGCTGCCGCAGGTGTTCGAGGGTTGGCAGGTGCAGAGCAAGAACCTTGAGCGCGCCACCTTCACCCTGGGCGAGATCGACCGTGTGGTGCAGCGCAGCGTGTCCGGCTCCGAGAAGCTGGCCCTGAACAACAAGAACGGCCGATTCGGCCGTAGCCCCGAAAGCGACGAGCTGCGCTTCGCGGGCGTCGATTACGCGATCAACCCGCAGTTGCTCGCCAGCTATCACTATGCCGAGCTGAGCGATGTCTATCGCCAGCATTTCCTCGGCCTGCAACATACCCTGGCGCTGGGGCCTGGCAAGCTGAAAAGCGATTTGCGTTACTTCAACAACAGCGAGGCCGGAAAGGAGCTGGTTGGCGATATCGACAACCGGGTGATCAACGGCATGTTCACCTACAGCGTCGCTGGCCATGCTCTGGGCCTGGCTTACCAGAAGATGCTTGGTGAAGATGGCTTCACCTATGTGGACGGTGCTACGCCTTACCTGACCAACTTCCTGCAGATCAACGATTTCGCCGGTCCCGACCAGCGCTCCTGGCAACTGCGCTACGACTTCGACTTCGCCAAGGTCGGCATCCCCGGCCTGACCTTCATGACCCGCTATGTGCGCGGCGATCAGGTCGATCTGGCGAGCGTTGAGGGCCGTGAGTGGGAGCGCAACACCGATATCGCCTACGCCTTCAGCGATGGCCCGTTGAAGAATCTCAAGGTGACCTGGAGAAACGCCACCTACCGCTCGAGCTTCGTCCGTGATCTGGACGAGAATCGCCTGATCCTGAGTTACATCGTGCCGCTCTGGTAATGCATCGGCTGTACATACAAGACCAATAAGAGGAACCCATCATGATCACCTGCTCCCTCCGCCGCATTCTGCCGCTGTCCCTCGCCGTATTGCTTGCCAGTGGCTCGGTAATGGCTGGCGAACCCTCCCGTCCGGAGTGCATCGCCCCGAGCAAACCAGGCGGCGGCTTCGACCTGACCTGCAAGCTGGCCCAGGCCGGTTTCAAGGATGAAGGCCTGCTCAAGGCACCCATGCGCGTCACCTACATGCCTGGCGGCATCGGCGCCGTGGCCTACAACTCCATCGCCGCTAACCGCCGTGCAGAGTCCGGCACCCTGGTGGCCTTCTCTGGCGCCTCGCTGCTGAACCTGGCGTTGGGCAAATACGGTCGCTTCGACGAGACCGCAGTGAAGTGGCTGGCTACCGTTGGCAACGATTACGGCACCTTGGCAGTACGTGACGACTCGCCTTACAAGAATCTCGACGATGTGGTGCAGGCGCTGAAGCAAGACCCGAAAAGCATCGTGGTCGGCGGCGGCGGCAGTGTCGGCGGTCAGGGCTGGGTGAAGATCGCGTTGCTGGCGCGTGCTGCAGGTATCGATCCCAGTGAGCTGCGTTACGCGGCATTCGAGGGAGGGGCCGAGCACTACATGGCGCTGATGGGCGGCCATGTGGATCTGGTCACCGGCAGTGCCAGCGAGATCCGTGCGCAGCAGGGCAACAAGATCCGCACCCTGGCGATCTTCAGCGAGGAGCGCCTGGGGGGCGATCTGGCTTCGATCCCCACCGCTCGTGAGCAGGGTTACGAAATCCAGTGGCCACTGATTCGCGGTTACTTCCTCGGCCCTGAAGTCAAAGAGGAAGACGTCGCCTGGTGGCGTGAGCGTTTCGCCAAACTCACGGCCTCCAGCGACTTTCAGGCCTACCTGGCCGATCGTGATGTACTGCCTTACTACGTGACAGGGCCGGAACTGGATGCACTGGTCAAGAGCCAGGTTGCCGAGTACCGCAAGCTGGGGCACGAGTTCGGCCTGGTCGAGTAACAGGTTCCCATGCGCCGTCACTGACGGCGCAGCGTTCTGGAGCACATCAACATGCATGACCGTATCTTTGCGGGGATAACCCTGCTGCTCTGCTGCATCCTGGGTTTTTTCGCCTGGGGTTACAGCGCCCCGTTTTCCTACGAGCCGGTAGGGCCAAAATCCTTCCCGCTTCTGCTTTTGCTGCTGATCGCTTTCGGCTGCGTGCAGCTGCTGCTCAAGCCTGCTGGTGCCTTACAGAGCGATGAGCCACCCCTGAATCGTCAGGTGATGGTCAAGGCACTGGTGTTTCTGAGCCTGATGCTCGGCTACGCCATGCTTTTCGAAACCGTCGGATTCGTCCTCGCCAGCGTACTGTTCGGCATTGGCATGGCGCGTCTGTATGGCGGTAGCGGGTTGCAGAGCCTGCTCAGCGGCGTGGTGTTGGCGTTAGGCCTCTACCTGTTGTTCGACAAAGCCCTCGATGTCCCCCTGCCACTCGGCATCCTCGCCGCGCTGGAGAATTAATCATGGATACCCTCAGCTACCTCGGTCAGGGCTTCGGCGTCGCCCTGAGCCCCTACAACCTGCTTACCGCCCTGTGCGGCACCCTGATTGGCACCGTCGTTGGCCTGCTGCCGGGGCTGGGCCCGATCAACGGCGTGGCCTTGCTGATTCCGGTTGCCTTCGCCCTGGGCCTGCCGCCGGAAACTGCATTGATCCTGCTGGCGGCGGTATACCTGGGCTGCGAATACGGCGGCCGTATTTCCTCGATCCTGCTGAACATTCCGGGCGAAGCCTCCGCCGTGATGACCACCCTCGATGGCTACCCGCTGGCCCGTCAAGGGCAGGCCGGTGTTGCACTGTCCCTGTCGGCCTGGAGTTCGTTCATCGGTGGCCTGATCGCTACGGTGGGTGTCGTGCTGTTCGCTCCGTTACTGGCCAAGTGGGCGGTGGCGTTCGGCCCCGCCGAATA
This region of Pseudomonas wenzhouensis genomic DNA includes:
- a CDS encoding LysR family transcriptional regulator, with product MNYELQDIRAFVKIAEFGNFHEAANAIHLSQPALTRRMQKLEESLGIQLLDRTTRRVSLTAVGRDFLPKAQRLLDDFERSILGIRELAERQSGQVTLACVPTAAFYFLPTVIRAFNLQYPKIRIRILDLSAHEGLEAVIRGEADFGINMQSGQSAEIDFTPLVNEPFVLACRRDHPLAKQPEVAWRELSDYRLIGVGRLSGNRVLLDHGLAHLDWRPSWFYEVQHLSTSLGMVEAGLGIAALPSLAMPAEDHPILVSRPLVDPVISRTLDLVRRRGSSLSPAAEQFVETLLRQWPSYTSIGTSNTAELES
- a CDS encoding 4-oxalomesaconate tautomerase; its protein translation is MRTVPCVLMRGGTSKGPVFLANHLPTDPQQRDEVLLRLMGSGHELEIDGIGGGSPQTSKVAIVSRSPHPDADVDYLFVQVMVTQRRVDTAPNCGNMLCAIGPFAIEHGLVNASSPMTRVRIRNLNTNTFVDSDVMTPNGRVRYDGDTAIDGVPGTAAPIKLTFLNAAGAKTGRLLPTGRMRDEFDGVAATCIDMAMPMVLMHAEALGKTGYESPAELDADSAFLQRLERIRLQAGLAMGLGDVSQMVIPKPVLLAPARHGGTLSVRYFMPHTCHRSVAATGAIGLATACALPGSVAHDVAPIEGEALVRLEHPGGQIEVSLQPAADGNPDNLRASLVRTARRLFSGEVYVPTLRRTGS
- a CDS encoding OsmC domain/YcaO domain-containing protein; the encoded protein is MEIKVNFLDNLRLEAKFDDFTVIADQPIRYKGDGSAPGPFDYFLASSALCAAYFVKLYCQTRDIPTENIRLSQNNIVDPENRYAQIFKIQVELPADISEKDRQGILRSIDRCTVKKVVQQGPEFIIEEVENLDADAQALLMPVSDTTTYIPGKDLPLEQTIANMSGILADLGMKIEIASWRNIVPNVWSLHIRDAQSNLCFTNGKGSAKESALASALGEFIERLNCNFFYNDQFWGEDIAAAEFVHYPNERWFKPGPKDALPEEILDAHCLAIYNPDGELRGSHLYDTNSGNTLRGICSLPFVRRSDGETVYFPSNLIENLYLSNGMSAGNTLAEAQVQCLSEIFERAVKREILEGELCLPDVPQEVLAKYPGIVAGIKGLEEQGFPVLVKDASLGGEFPVMCVTLMNPRTGGVFASFGAHPSLEVALERSLTELLQGRSFEGLNDLPQPTFDSLALTEPNNFVEHFVDSSGVVSWRFFSATPDFEFVEWDFSGQGADSNEQEAATLFGILEDMGKEVYVATYDDLGANACRILVPGYSEIYPVEDLIWDNTNKALLFRKDILNLHALSDRELKSLLRNLNNAEVDDYTDITTLIGIEFDDNTVWGQLTILELKLLINLALKKYDDAKELVEAFLQYNDNTVERGLFYQAVNAVLEIQLDDELELANYEPNLRRMFGNERMDAVIGSVDGSVRFHGLTPTSMKLEGLDKHLRLIDSYKKLHAARARAAGLAKR
- a CDS encoding OprD family porin, with translation MTRTKSLSCSIAGLTVMALPAVNANAAGFIEDSKASLELRNFYLNRDFREDPGQNKREEWAQGFILNLESGYTQGTVGFGVDAIGMLGLKLDSSKDRIGTDLLPSDSKNRPEDDYSKLGVTGKVRFAESQLRVGTLLPKMPYLQYSNARLLPQVFEGWQVQSKNLERATFTLGEIDRVVQRSVSGSEKLALNNKNGRFGRSPESDELRFAGVDYAINPQLLASYHYAELSDVYRQHFLGLQHTLALGPGKLKSDLRYFNNSEAGKELVGDIDNRVINGMFTYSVAGHALGLAYQKMLGEDGFTYVDGATPYLTNFLQINDFAGPDQRSWQLRYDFDFAKVGIPGLTFMTRYVRGDQVDLASVEGREWERNTDIAYAFSDGPLKNLKVTWRNATYRSSFVRDLDENRLILSYIVPLW
- a CDS encoding Bug family tripartite tricarboxylate transporter substrate binding protein; its protein translation is MITCSLRRILPLSLAVLLASGSVMAGEPSRPECIAPSKPGGGFDLTCKLAQAGFKDEGLLKAPMRVTYMPGGIGAVAYNSIAANRRAESGTLVAFSGASLLNLALGKYGRFDETAVKWLATVGNDYGTLAVRDDSPYKNLDDVVQALKQDPKSIVVGGGGSVGGQGWVKIALLARAAGIDPSELRYAAFEGGAEHYMALMGGHVDLVTGSASEIRAQQGNKIRTLAIFSEERLGGDLASIPTAREQGYEIQWPLIRGYFLGPEVKEEDVAWWRERFAKLTASSDFQAYLADRDVLPYYVTGPELDALVKSQVAEYRKLGHEFGLVE
- a CDS encoding LysR family transcriptional regulator, which gives rise to MTVKQLRAFLAVAQSLSFAQACERLHLSQPALSLAIKNLEQSLGGQLLVRTTRSVALTPEGETLLPIAMRLLADWDNAEDLLRQHFTLQMGKVAVAAMPSFAGNRLPAALRAFRDAYPRVNVAVHDVINEQVMEMVRDGRVELGIAFEPGTLDGLQFTPLYEDRFVAVVPAESPLARQASLTWTQLLEQPFITLQRPSALRLLLEDSVIARHGKLPVAFESHQLVTVGRMVAEGLGVSAVPQLCRQQMEELGARCLPLREPQVTRRVGLLHLAGHQLSSAAQALSEVLLRQAEPR
- a CDS encoding tripartite tricarboxylate transporter TctB family protein: MHDRIFAGITLLLCCILGFFAWGYSAPFSYEPVGPKSFPLLLLLLIAFGCVQLLLKPAGALQSDEPPLNRQVMVKALVFLSLMLGYAMLFETVGFVLASVLFGIGMARLYGGSGLQSLLSGVVLALGLYLLFDKALDVPLPLGILAALEN